Proteins encoded within one genomic window of Lysinibacillus louembei:
- a CDS encoding bifunctional adenosylcobinamide kinase/adenosylcobinamide-phosphate guanylyltransferase yields the protein MGRLIFITGGVRSGKSAFAERYAQKLAEGRSLTYIASGVAFDREMQARIARHQADRQKSGVIWHTLEVPDTLPQGLQMLEHDAVILWDCLTTWLANVLYKAPHHIEEHIEMWKQYVATTQQQSMTLLLVSNEVLDEPASIYEETERYRQLLGELHQWIVESCDEAYEIDHQRSMRWK from the coding sequence ATGGGACGATTAATATTTATCACAGGTGGTGTGCGCAGTGGCAAAAGTGCCTTTGCAGAACGCTACGCACAAAAGCTTGCTGAAGGGCGCTCACTTACATATATTGCATCAGGTGTCGCATTCGATAGAGAAATGCAGGCAAGAATTGCGCGCCATCAAGCAGACCGTCAAAAGAGTGGCGTGATTTGGCACACGTTGGAGGTGCCAGATACTTTACCACAGGGGCTACAAATGCTAGAGCACGATGCCGTTATTTTATGGGACTGTTTAACGACATGGCTAGCAAATGTTTTATACAAGGCACCTCATCATATTGAGGAGCATATCGAAATGTGGAAGCAATATGTTGCAACGACACAGCAACAAAGCATGACGTTATTGCTTGTTTCCAATGAGGTTTTGGATGAGCCAGCATCCATTTATGAAGAAACAGAGCGCTATAGGCAACTATTAGGGGAGCTGCATCAATGGATTGTTGAAAGCTGTGATGAAGCCTATGAAATTGACCATCAACGGAGCATGCGCTGGAAGTAG
- a CDS encoding Fur family transcriptional regulator gives MNLTRAWEILKDNGYKKTDKRELILQMFEETDKYLTARDLLDVLKKDFPGMSFDTIYRNLATFVELDILEETEMQGERNFRMHCESEHHHHHFICRECGSVKELSLCPMDLLGGSLPGFEVEAHKFEVYGKCPDCLNTI, from the coding sequence ATGAATTTAACACGAGCATGGGAAATTTTAAAGGACAATGGCTATAAAAAAACCGATAAACGAGAGCTCATTTTACAAATGTTTGAGGAAACAGACAAATATTTAACGGCTCGTGATTTATTGGATGTGTTGAAAAAAGACTTTCCAGGGATGAGCTTTGATACGATTTATCGCAATTTAGCGACATTTGTTGAGCTAGATATTTTGGAAGAAACCGAAATGCAGGGCGAGCGCAATTTCCGCATGCACTGTGAATCAGAGCACCACCACCATCATTTCATTTGCCGTGAATGTGGTAGCGTAAAGGAATTGTCATTATGCCCGATGGATTTGCTCGGTGGCAGCTTGCCAGGCTTTGAAGTAGAGGCACATAAATTTGAAGTGTATGGAAAGTGCCCAGATTGTTTGAATACAATTTAG
- a CDS encoding alpha/beta hydrolase, protein MKSPYIFTHKAPKEAGEKPAIFLLHGLGSNEQDLLQLVEELPFDCHIFSLRGPIEHPPGYAFYTFEEEGQPNQAIFDQVVQFTKLFIEEAIAEFALKQDELYVIGFNQGAAIAQALTVIMAETLRGAVALSGFTPQFVIDEYRKLPLSNVRMFIGHGEYDYVYPLAWSKASAAFFEEYGAHVTFKTYPDGHGVTPDELKDLMAWFA, encoded by the coding sequence ATGAAATCACCGTATATATTTACACATAAAGCGCCAAAGGAAGCAGGCGAAAAGCCAGCCATCTTTTTATTGCATGGTCTAGGAAGCAACGAGCAGGATTTATTACAGCTTGTAGAGGAGCTACCGTTCGATTGTCACATTTTTAGTTTACGTGGACCGATTGAACATCCGCCAGGCTATGCCTTTTATACATTTGAAGAGGAGGGACAGCCCAATCAAGCCATTTTTGATCAAGTGGTGCAATTTACAAAGCTCTTTATTGAAGAAGCAATTGCTGAGTTTGCGTTGAAACAGGACGAGCTCTATGTGATAGGCTTTAATCAAGGGGCGGCGATTGCACAAGCATTGACTGTTATTATGGCAGAAACATTGCGCGGTGCTGTGGCATTAAGTGGCTTTACTCCACAATTTGTAATAGATGAATACCGCAAGCTGCCGCTTAGCAATGTGCGTATGTTTATTGGGCATGGTGAATATGACTATGTTTATCCACTTGCATGGAGCAAGGCGAGCGCAGCGTTTTTTGAGGAATACGGCGCGCATGTGACATTTAAAACATATCCAGATGGACACGGTGTCACACCAGATGAGCTAAAAGATTTAATGGCGTGGTTTGCATGA
- a CDS encoding DUF3298 and DUF4163 domain-containing protein: protein MSFTFPITTQTHTVQKSPQQIIYYPQAVQMHNPSLQFFINQTIAHETQQLINKQAGDLPSTIEQMLGTYELKNNQRDVFSLTLSNYVYFYHAAHGMTYVQPLTFDLKKGQLCQLKDLFKPDSAYVSVLSKHVQAQIKERDIPTIEPFTAIEPNQFFYIADKTLVLFFQLYDLAPYYYGLPMFPISVYDIEDIIVEDGPLGRMIAGN, encoded by the coding sequence TTGTCTTTTACATTTCCAATTACAACGCAAACGCATACTGTGCAGAAATCGCCACAGCAAATTATTTACTACCCTCAGGCTGTACAAATGCACAATCCGTCATTGCAATTTTTTATTAACCAAACGATTGCACATGAAACACAGCAGCTTATCAACAAACAAGCGGGAGATTTGCCGTCCACGATTGAGCAAATGCTTGGCACATATGAGCTGAAAAATAATCAACGTGATGTGTTTAGCTTAACGCTATCAAACTACGTTTATTTTTATCATGCAGCACATGGAATGACATACGTGCAACCATTGACATTTGACTTGAAAAAGGGGCAGCTGTGCCAGCTAAAGGACTTATTTAAGCCTGATAGCGCTTATGTAAGTGTTTTATCGAAGCATGTGCAGGCGCAAATTAAAGAGCGTGATATCCCAACTATAGAGCCATTTACGGCAATTGAGCCGAATCAATTTTTCTATATTGCGGACAAAACGCTCGTTTTATTTTTCCAATTATATGACTTAGCACCGTATTATTATGGCTTGCCAATGTTCCCAATTTCGGTGTACGACATTGAAGATATCATCGTAGAGGATGGGCCACTTGGGCGAATGATAGCAGGGAATTAA
- a CDS encoding tetratricopeptide repeat protein: MKLEQLFYRGQLHACFQLAQQQAASPFAQQVIALYERYQLGDIPGYTAYGLQSLERADETYVEQDEVLAIRTIKDEQQFAVRTRQLEEIARTGTDEERAQSFFTQAQLFLYAHHYNESVHCFLQAVKCQPNKALYYGLAAQTMQRLDYTPFEILGYLERAIDLDDKNARWYWNRALVLMELYKDLQQDAFLEQALIALEQAQSSCRTEQKSLRAAIENTVENMREYIF, encoded by the coding sequence TTGAAGCTTGAGCAATTATTTTATCGTGGACAGCTCCATGCATGCTTTCAATTGGCACAACAACAAGCTGCCTCACCATTTGCACAGCAGGTGATTGCCCTATATGAGCGCTATCAGCTAGGCGATATTCCTGGTTATACAGCATATGGACTGCAATCGCTTGAACGAGCAGATGAAACGTATGTGGAGCAGGATGAGGTATTAGCCATTCGTACAATAAAAGATGAACAGCAATTTGCAGTGCGTACACGCCAGCTAGAGGAAATAGCGCGTACAGGTACTGATGAGGAGCGAGCACAGTCATTTTTTACACAGGCACAGCTGTTTTTATATGCACATCACTATAATGAAAGTGTGCATTGTTTCCTACAGGCTGTCAAATGCCAGCCGAATAAGGCACTATATTACGGATTAGCCGCACAAACGATGCAACGTTTAGACTATACGCCGTTTGAAATATTAGGCTACTTAGAGCGAGCTATTGATTTGGATGATAAAAATGCCCGCTGGTATTGGAATCGAGCCCTTGTTTTAATGGAGCTCTACAAAGACTTGCAGCAGGATGCTTTTTTAGAGCAGGCACTCATTGCATTAGAGCAGGCGCAAAGCTCTTGCCGTACAGAGCAAAAATCGCTAAGAGCTGCCATTGAAAATACAGTGGAAAACATGAGAGAATATATTTTTTGA
- a CDS encoding L-cystine transporter, with amino-acid sequence MDFIVLLNVIVLIAFIGVLYALKKKHVKFSTRVFIALGLGILLGAALQFIYGAGAEELTNTVPWYNIIGTGYVKLLQMIAMPLVFISILVAFTKMKVGKNFGKMAALILAILIGTTAISAAIGITTTAIFDLDATQILQGDEELARGEALVERSETLAAASLPQQIIELFPANPFADLTGARSTSTIAVVIFSAFLGFAYLSVARKEQEMAATIKKGIDAIYALIMGVVRIVLRLTPYGILAIMARTVATSDYGAIYNLGKFVIASYVALLVVFIIHLLIITLTGLNPVTYVKKSAETLLFAFTSRTSAGALPLNIQTQTSRLGVPEGIANFSASFGLSIGQNGCAGVYPAMLAVMIAPTVGINPLSPSFIATVIIVVAISSFGVAGVGGGATFAAILVLSALDLPIALAGVLISVEPLIDMGRTALNVSGSMTAGVTTARVTGELDKEVYDTPSSTKQLIDA; translated from the coding sequence ATGGATTTCATCGTATTATTGAATGTCATCGTACTTATTGCTTTTATCGGTGTTTTATATGCCTTAAAGAAAAAACATGTTAAATTTTCAACACGCGTCTTTATCGCATTAGGCTTAGGTATTTTATTAGGGGCTGCACTGCAATTTATTTATGGCGCTGGCGCTGAGGAGCTTACTAACACGGTACCTTGGTACAACATTATCGGCACAGGCTATGTGAAGCTATTACAAATGATTGCAATGCCACTTGTGTTCATTTCCATCTTAGTTGCCTTTACGAAAATGAAGGTAGGCAAAAACTTCGGTAAAATGGCAGCTTTAATTTTAGCCATTTTAATTGGTACAACAGCTATTTCGGCTGCAATCGGCATTACAACAACAGCTATTTTTGATTTAGATGCAACACAAATTTTACAAGGTGATGAAGAGCTGGCTCGCGGTGAAGCGTTAGTAGAGCGCTCTGAAACATTAGCTGCGGCATCATTACCACAGCAAATTATCGAGTTATTCCCAGCGAATCCATTTGCTGATTTAACAGGGGCTCGCTCCACTTCAACAATTGCTGTTGTTATTTTCTCAGCATTTTTAGGCTTCGCTTATTTATCTGTTGCACGTAAAGAGCAGGAAATGGCCGCAACGATAAAAAAAGGCATTGACGCAATTTATGCCTTAATTATGGGGGTTGTACGCATTGTGCTTCGCTTAACACCATATGGCATTTTAGCGATTATGGCACGTACAGTAGCAACAAGTGATTATGGTGCAATTTATAATTTAGGAAAGTTCGTTATTGCATCATATGTTGCACTGCTTGTTGTCTTTATCATTCATTTACTTATCATTACATTAACAGGCTTAAATCCTGTCACATATGTGAAAAAATCAGCTGAAACATTATTGTTTGCCTTTACTTCACGTACAAGTGCAGGTGCTTTACCATTAAATATTCAAACACAAACATCGCGTCTAGGTGTACCTGAAGGGATTGCCAATTTCTCCGCTTCATTTGGCTTATCGATTGGGCAAAATGGCTGTGCAGGTGTCTACCCTGCTATGCTTGCGGTTATGATTGCCCCAACTGTCGGCATTAATCCATTAAGTCCTAGCTTTATTGCAACCGTTATTATTGTCGTTGCGATTAGCTCATTCGGTGTAGCAGGTGTTGGTGGTGGTGCAACATTCGCAGCTATTTTAGTGCTATCTGCTCTTGATTTACCGATTGCCCTGGCAGGAGTATTAATTTCTGTGGAGCCATTAATCGATATGGGACGTACAGCATTGAATGTTAGCGGCTCTATGACAGCAGGTGTAACAACAGCTCGTGTGACGGGAGAGCTTGATAAAGAGGTTTATGACACACCTTCTTCAACTAAACAATTAATCGATGCTTAA
- a CDS encoding PadR family transcriptional regulator, producing the protein MSSLIESFTTELRRGTLTLAVLSQLETPQYGYSLVERLEQAGVSIEQNTLYPLLRRLEKQELVTSSWDTSESRPRKYYVISDYGREIFEQLKLEWLTLATELTTLLQGGHQS; encoded by the coding sequence ATGAGCTCATTAATCGAGTCTTTTACAACAGAATTAAGACGCGGGACGTTGACATTAGCTGTGTTAAGTCAGCTCGAAACACCTCAGTACGGTTATTCACTTGTTGAACGGCTGGAGCAAGCAGGTGTTAGCATTGAACAAAATACGCTGTATCCTTTATTAAGACGCTTAGAAAAGCAAGAACTGGTGACGAGCAGTTGGGATACAAGTGAAAGCAGACCACGTAAATATTACGTGATTAGCGACTATGGTCGTGAAATTTTCGAACAGCTAAAGCTAGAATGGCTCACTTTAGCTACTGAATTAACTACTTTACTACAGGGAGGACATCAATCATGA
- a CDS encoding DNA helicase — protein MKTQQEINSYIEQLMFLLTEKANAAQFEKTIKQNLATKKQSATDEQDFFDRLMLNITYFVENKAAWVKILKDTYGQRKVPAISYIESESLAQQMRIRQFVSEKMDDYTKMFHSQYKALNVTEEAVVYDYAYASVEHALRFDFLTYLTMQPQASTILDGDFEETLRIIEGYIAYYADQFVNQMELME, from the coding sequence GTGAAAACACAGCAAGAAATCAACAGTTATATTGAGCAATTAATGTTTTTGCTAACAGAAAAAGCAAATGCGGCACAATTTGAAAAAACGATTAAGCAAAATCTCGCAACAAAAAAACAATCGGCAACAGATGAGCAAGACTTTTTTGATCGCCTAATGTTAAACATCACCTATTTTGTCGAAAATAAAGCAGCATGGGTCAAAATTTTAAAGGATACATATGGACAAAGAAAGGTGCCAGCCATTTCGTACATTGAAAGTGAATCGCTTGCACAGCAAATGCGCATTCGCCAATTTGTATCAGAAAAAATGGATGATTATACGAAAATGTTCCATAGTCAATATAAAGCGCTAAACGTGACAGAAGAGGCGGTTGTTTATGATTATGCATATGCCTCTGTGGAGCATGCACTACGCTTTGACTTTTTAACCTATTTAACAATGCAGCCACAGGCAAGCACCATCCTAGATGGAGACTTTGAGGAAACATTGCGCATAATAGAAGGCTACATTGCCTATTATGCAGATCAATTTGTTAATCAAATGGAATTAATGGAATAG
- the ispG gene encoding flavodoxin-dependent (E)-4-hydroxy-3-methylbut-2-enyl-diphosphate synthase, producing MSEIVHRSNTRPVRVGNLTIGGSNELFIQSMCTTKTHDVEATVAEILRLEEAGCQIVRVAVPDERAADAIADIKKRINIPLVADIHFDYKLALKAIENGIDKVRINPGNIGRREKVEAVVNAAKAKNIPIRIGVNAGSLERHILEKYGYPTADGMVESALHHIKILEDLDFHDIIVSMKASDVNLAIEAYEKASKAFDYPLHLGITESGTLFAGTVKSAAGLGAILSKGIGNTLRISLSADPVEEIKVARELLKSFGLASNMATLISCPTCGRIEIDLISIANEVEEYISKLSVPLKVAVLGCAVNGPGEAREADIGIAGARGEGLLFMKGKTVRKVPEETMVEELKKEIDKLAAEMLEKRAAEEAAQAQ from the coding sequence ATGAGTGAAATCGTTCACCGTTCCAATACACGCCCTGTACGCGTAGGAAACTTAACAATTGGTGGCAGCAATGAATTATTTATCCAAAGTATGTGTACAACAAAAACACATGATGTGGAAGCAACAGTAGCAGAAATTTTGCGCTTAGAGGAGGCAGGCTGTCAAATCGTGCGTGTCGCTGTTCCAGATGAGCGCGCAGCGGATGCCATTGCTGACATTAAAAAGCGTATCAATATTCCGCTTGTTGCAGATATTCATTTTGACTATAAACTCGCATTAAAAGCAATTGAAAACGGCATTGATAAAGTGCGTATTAACCCAGGTAATATTGGACGCCGTGAAAAAGTAGAAGCGGTTGTCAATGCAGCTAAGGCAAAAAATATTCCTATTCGTATTGGTGTCAACGCAGGTTCATTAGAGCGCCATATTTTAGAGAAGTACGGCTACCCTACAGCTGACGGGATGGTTGAATCTGCATTACATCATATTAAAATTTTAGAAGACTTGGATTTCCATGATATTATCGTGTCCATGAAGGCTTCTGATGTAAATCTAGCAATTGAAGCCTATGAAAAAGCATCTAAAGCATTCGATTATCCATTGCATTTAGGGATTACGGAGTCTGGGACATTGTTTGCAGGTACAGTTAAATCCGCAGCAGGTCTTGGTGCGATTTTATCTAAAGGAATCGGCAATACATTACGCATTTCGCTGTCAGCAGACCCTGTGGAGGAAATAAAAGTAGCACGTGAGCTATTAAAGTCATTCGGTCTAGCTTCCAACATGGCGACATTAATTTCATGCCCAACATGTGGCCGTATTGAAATCGACTTAATTTCAATTGCCAATGAGGTTGAGGAGTATATTTCAAAGCTAAGCGTACCATTAAAGGTAGCCGTGCTTGGCTGTGCGGTAAATGGTCCTGGTGAAGCACGTGAGGCGGATATCGGCATCGCAGGTGCACGTGGCGAAGGCTTATTGTTTATGAAGGGCAAAACCGTTCGTAAAGTACCTGAGGAAACAATGGTTGAGGAACTGAAAAAGGAAATTGATAAATTGGCTGCTGAAATGCTAGAAAAACGTGCAGCTGAGGAAGCGGCTCAAGCACAATGA
- a CDS encoding histidine phosphatase family protein, whose product MGDAITIHLIRHGKTKANVERKYIGHTDEPILPLTPVQLTVRPSIVYGSDLQRCRQTAACYFPYVPYKANADLRELHFGQFEMKTYEELKDYPLYQKWLADPLQVTPPDGESFIDFTARVERAMKQIIIMPGDYTFVVHGGVIRLLLVKFLQHPFNSVYAEHSTIYSCTWSHFSAWKEGERCTSTSEVPIMASESM is encoded by the coding sequence ATGGGGGACGCTATTACTATTCATTTAATTCGACATGGCAAAACGAAGGCAAATGTTGAACGCAAATATATTGGGCATACGGATGAGCCAATCTTACCTTTAACGCCAGTGCAGCTGACAGTGCGGCCCTCTATTGTTTATGGAAGCGATTTGCAGCGATGCCGACAAACAGCAGCATGCTATTTCCCATATGTGCCTTATAAGGCGAATGCTGATTTACGAGAGCTGCATTTTGGACAGTTTGAAATGAAAACATATGAGGAATTGAAGGATTATCCACTTTATCAAAAGTGGTTGGCTGATCCATTGCAAGTAACACCACCAGATGGGGAAAGCTTTATCGATTTTACAGCGCGTGTAGAGAGAGCAATGAAGCAAATTATTATTATGCCAGGTGATTATACATTCGTTGTGCACGGAGGGGTAATTCGTTTGCTGCTTGTGAAGTTTTTACAGCATCCATTTAATAGCGTTTATGCAGAGCATTCGACGATATATAGCTGTACGTGGTCACATTTTTCTGCATGGAAGGAGGGAGAGCGATGCACATCTACATCGGAGGTGCCTATAATGGCAAGCGAAAGTATGTGA
- a CDS encoding bifunctional adenosylcobinamide kinase/adenosylcobinamide-phosphate guanylyltransferase, which produces MHIYIGGAYNGKRKYVKQYYQSYRQYVFEGEIPESSAFTTQDVVIVGRFEQLVQQLIHLTEDEVVEQLMEKLGQLDKVATLVCVCTDMGRGIVPLDKEQRFLRDTCGRLYQAMFAYSHQVTRIWYGIPQVIKET; this is translated from the coding sequence ATGCACATCTACATCGGAGGTGCCTATAATGGCAAGCGAAAGTATGTGAAACAGTATTATCAAAGCTACAGACAGTATGTTTTTGAAGGAGAAATCCCTGAAAGTTCCGCTTTTACTACACAAGATGTTGTCATTGTTGGACGCTTCGAGCAGCTTGTTCAACAGCTCATACACTTAACCGAGGATGAAGTAGTAGAACAGTTGATGGAGAAGCTAGGGCAGCTGGATAAGGTGGCAACACTTGTCTGTGTTTGCACAGATATGGGGCGAGGCATTGTCCCACTTGACAAAGAGCAGCGATTTTTACGCGATACATGCGGGAGGCTATATCAAGCGATGTTTGCCTATAGCCATCAGGTGACACGTATTTGGTATGGCATTCCACAAGTAATAAAGGAGACATAA
- a CDS encoding HIT family protein: MSCLGCRLANQQAMVYAVFEDEHVCCILDRDPYNEGHVLILPKKHVRYLDKLDAVTANAVMTAAQLVSKTIKALFQPDGITICQNGGAFDDLGHFHLHVIPRYEGQSFADFFLDDEAPAIDGAALEETKRKMVKVIEDIA; encoded by the coding sequence ATGAGCTGTCTAGGATGCCGACTAGCCAATCAACAGGCAATGGTTTATGCCGTCTTTGAGGACGAGCATGTTTGCTGTATTTTAGACCGTGATCCTTATAATGAAGGACATGTATTAATTTTGCCCAAAAAGCATGTGCGCTATTTGGATAAGTTAGATGCTGTAACCGCAAATGCAGTAATGACAGCAGCACAGCTTGTATCAAAAACAATCAAAGCATTATTCCAGCCTGATGGTATCACCATCTGTCAAAATGGAGGTGCTTTTGACGATTTAGGGCATTTTCACCTGCATGTTATACCAAGATATGAAGGGCAAAGCTTTGCAGATTTTTTCTTAGATGATGAAGCGCCTGCTATAGATGGAGCTGCATTAGAGGAAACAAAGAGAAAGATGGTAAAAGTGATAGAAGATATAGCTTGA
- the pgeF gene encoding peptidoglycan editing factor PgeF: MIQFYINNEQFLAGITLKDSHEELNNMAFYTTDNPQAVLTNRQRLAAEIGYAIQDFVCPQQTHSATFQKITTQQKGNGADSQASAIPETDALYTYERGIVLSIFTADCVPVIITNEVTGLCAVIHSGWQGTVKEITVKLLQQLIAEGNNPSDLRIQIGMALSQQRFEVDADVYEQFQALGYADDFSYFHEPTQKYHIDNQLTVQQQLLLSGVPLENIQIDRTCTYDAEQGFSYRQQRDCGRHLIFVVRK; the protein is encoded by the coding sequence ATGATACAATTTTATATAAATAACGAGCAGTTTTTAGCTGGTATAACATTAAAGGATAGCCATGAAGAATTGAATAATATGGCATTTTACACAACGGATAACCCGCAAGCGGTACTGACTAATCGGCAACGCTTAGCAGCAGAAATCGGCTATGCTATACAAGATTTTGTTTGTCCACAGCAAACACATAGTGCGACCTTCCAAAAGATTACCACACAGCAAAAAGGTAACGGTGCAGACAGTCAAGCTTCAGCCATTCCAGAAACCGACGCTCTTTATACATATGAGCGAGGCATTGTGCTGTCGATTTTCACAGCCGATTGTGTACCTGTCATTATTACAAATGAAGTTACGGGGCTTTGTGCTGTTATTCATAGCGGCTGGCAAGGGACAGTGAAAGAAATTACTGTGAAGCTGCTACAGCAATTAATCGCAGAGGGCAACAATCCATCTGATTTGCGTATACAAATCGGTATGGCGCTAAGCCAGCAACGCTTTGAGGTCGATGCGGATGTTTACGAGCAATTTCAAGCGCTTGGCTATGCGGATGATTTCAGCTACTTCCATGAGCCAACACAGAAATACCATATCGATAATCAATTGACAGTGCAGCAGCAACTATTGCTATCTGGTGTGCCACTTGAAAATATACAAATTGACCGCACTTGTACATACGATGCGGAACAAGGCTTCTCCTACCGCCAGCAAAGGGATTGTGGGCGACATTTAATCTTTGTTGTAAGAAAGTAA
- a CDS encoding ECF transporter S component, whose translation MTKANLRYLVLTALLAALCAIGGLVKIPVSATASAALDSAPALLAAFVLPPIYAGFTGTLGHIATAVSSGMPLGPLHVIIALEMFVIILVFAYLHKKGFDKIKWLWTLVANGVLATLPFYFLISPAFFIAAVPNLLLATAINIVVAWLCAPLLQRVKVEG comes from the coding sequence ATGACGAAGGCAAATTTACGATATCTTGTTTTAACTGCGTTATTGGCGGCATTATGTGCAATAGGTGGACTTGTAAAAATTCCTGTTTCAGCGACGGCTTCAGCGGCGCTCGATTCAGCTCCCGCACTATTAGCCGCATTTGTATTACCACCAATTTATGCAGGCTTTACTGGCACTTTAGGCCATATAGCGACAGCAGTCAGCTCAGGTATGCCACTTGGTCCCTTGCATGTAATTATTGCATTGGAAATGTTTGTGATTATTTTAGTGTTTGCCTATTTACATAAGAAGGGCTTTGATAAAATAAAGTGGCTTTGGACGTTGGTTGCAAACGGTGTGCTTGCCACATTGCCATTTTATTTTTTAATTTCACCAGCCTTTTTTATAGCTGCAGTGCCGAATTTATTGCTTGCGACAGCTATCAACATCGTTGTGGCATGGCTCTGTGCCCCACTTCTACAGCGCGTGAAAGTGGAGGGATAG
- the cobS gene encoding adenosylcobinamide-GDP ribazoletransferase has protein sequence MKHFYTGILLCLQFFSAVPIKRELPLTNQNVTAMYAIMPLLSLLTGAATIGFLQLNQHWLHLSPLVVAIILTIVMIAVTGGIHTDGFIDTSDAFFSYRDQEKRLTILDDPRVGAFGVLAVVSLLLLKIAFLYEALLREVDMLYFIAVPLLARLAMLLYFMTMNSAKTTGLAAYFKERVQQRTVGIVCAIYSMLVIGYALYTGEWSLLILYSVALLGVLYYRHWSKKNFAGMTGDLLGALYEGMELLLWGTLLLFI, from the coding sequence TTGAAGCATTTTTATACAGGAATATTGCTTTGCCTACAGTTTTTTAGCGCAGTGCCAATTAAACGAGAGCTGCCTTTAACAAATCAAAACGTGACAGCGATGTATGCCATTATGCCCCTTTTAAGCTTACTGACAGGTGCAGCTACAATTGGCTTTTTGCAGCTCAATCAACACTGGCTTCACTTGTCGCCATTAGTGGTTGCCATTATTTTAACAATCGTAATGATTGCTGTCACTGGTGGTATACATACAGACGGCTTTATCGACACAAGCGATGCCTTTTTTTCATATCGTGATCAGGAAAAGCGTTTAACAATTTTAGATGATCCACGTGTTGGGGCATTTGGTGTGTTAGCTGTTGTCAGTCTATTACTATTGAAAATTGCCTTTTTGTATGAGGCGCTATTGCGCGAGGTGGATATGCTGTATTTTATAGCAGTTCCATTGCTAGCTCGCCTCGCTATGTTACTCTATTTCATGACAATGAACAGCGCTAAAACGACAGGTCTTGCGGCTTATTTTAAGGAGCGTGTGCAGCAAAGAACTGTAGGCATTGTCTGCGCTATTTATAGCATGCTAGTTATTGGTTATGCTTTGTACACAGGTGAATGGTCACTACTTATTTTATACAGTGTAGCATTGCTAGGTGTATTGTATTATCGACACTGGTCCAAGAAAAATTTTGCCGGCATGACAGGCGATTTGCTTGGAGCTCTTTATGAAGGGATGGAGCTACTATTATGGGGGACGCTATTACTATTCATTTAA